A portion of the Lysinibacillus timonensis genome contains these proteins:
- a CDS encoding cadherin repeat domain-containing protein produces MNGKRFLLMFAICCSFISSFLLLEVKVEAEEIRLEPSRIKAIEYGTEEGEPFNQYCNRDMSTNPYCDPHGRVDIALGYDEYLDYSGIGVVEFDLKDLEGKNIIKAYLSTYVTSAVFTRHTIHIKGISDDDSWRENDTEIPEDYFRELPLTGLEWNKINTFPVTDFIKAELAGDKKVSFVLDATDDLPDGDGYFNENIDIRGWGDTENPDRNLYLFIELASTPTDISLTNTEVEEKEPIGTTVGTLSATDPDADDTFSYEIMDGDTDAFAIVGDTLVTNAEFDYSVKDRYEVTIRVTDSTGNTFDKSFTIQVKQNVPPTGSLTINGGAEFTNSSNVTLDIVATDSNDNPIEMRLKDGTGDWGEWEPYINTKPWTFSDGDGLKTIELQLRDSKSMQPDTYSDSITLDTTPPTGSILINDGVLYTNNTNVILSLSTTDANDSLEMQLSNDGVDWNQWEPFNPSKTWTLVSGDGEKKVYMQLRDLAGNLSESYEDSIIIDTTPPTVIGVIEGNIYKEAVEIIFNDGTATLNGVSFVSGTTVTNDGNHKLIVTDMAGNTTTVNFSIDSTPPTGSLIINNGATHTKNAEVTLGISASDANGPIEMRFSDDGVTWSEWKPVSATENWNLSGGDGLKSVYMELKDRVGNITSDEIKGSITLDSTPPTIAGIADGATVNTNVTITFDEGTATLNEDEFTSGTTLEAEGTYTLEVTDAAGNITTITFTIDKTPPVVIGVENGRSYNSSVTITFNDGTATLNDSPFTSGTNVSDESIYKLVVTDAVGNTTTVEFTIDKTAPVVTGVHAGAYYNKAVTITFNEGTATLNDNPFTSGSTMEVDGDYTLEVSDAAGNTTTIDFTIDQTPPVVTGVENGKSYNTDVTISSNEGTAILNGNPFNLGNTVNVEDDYTLVVTDAVGNTTTVEFTIDKTAPVVTGVDAGAYYNEAVIITFDEGTAMLNGTAFTSGSTVEADDSYTLVVTDEARNQATVTFTIDTILPQITGVENGKFYNADVTITFNEGTATLNGTAFTSGSTVQTDSSYTLVVTDEAGNITTLSFTIDKIPPKVSGVEDGSSYNKDVTITFDEGTATLNESPFVSGSMVGIDNIYTLIVTDDAGNQTTATFTIDKTPPQVTGVEDGKSYNTGVTISSNEGTATLNGSVFILGSTVDTEGIYSLIVTDAVGNTTTVGFTIDQTAPVVKGVEDAKNYNQAITITFDEGTATLNGTAFTSGSTVQEEGSYELAVTDEAGNTTTITFTIDQIPPQITGVEHNKYYNTAVTITFDEGTATLNGTEFTSGSTVEEDSIYTLLVTDEAGNTTIITFTIDQIPPQITGVELNKYYNKAVTITFDEGTATLNGNVFTSGSTVQDEGSYELVVMDEASNTTTVTFTIDKTPPVVTGVVDDEFYNTDVTISFDEGTATLNGNAFTSGITVQEEGSYELVVTDEAGNTTTVTFTIDKTLPVVTGVVDDEFYNTDVTISFDEGIATLNGSAFNSGSTVQEEGSYELAVTDEAGNTTTIAFIIDKTQPQVTGVTNGEYYNTDVTITYNEGTATLDGAPFTSGSTVDANGSHTLVVTDLAGNQTTIQFTIDTISPSVAFNPNGSNDAKEKHTTKLSVSDDGSGVATTKYQWTATKDFPTTGEWLVMAESNEVSHEKVRGLYYLHILAEDKLGNQTKITSEPFRFNYSRDSGGSGGNSKPTTPPIEVPGPAPQNIVIDIVNGKVILKPKTSNIGLVLHQSEQKGNILFICYGTSNQSTNQLLEIQANSDVKSVIVIYDDQLYSYLPTQMETPATKEWNITFTQALDVNSINEENVFVTDQQGNKVEFEVQISDDGKSIKLIPKNAYNQGEMYLLNVLKDVRAKSGQKLNMPVRMIFTIE; encoded by the coding sequence ATGAATGGAAAAAGATTCTTATTAATGTTTGCGATATGTTGTAGTTTCATATCTTCATTCCTGTTACTTGAGGTCAAGGTTGAGGCGGAAGAAATAAGATTAGAGCCGTCGAGAATAAAGGCGATTGAATATGGAACTGAAGAAGGAGAACCTTTTAATCAGTACTGTAATAGAGATATGAGTACAAATCCATATTGTGATCCACATGGTAGAGTTGATATAGCTTTAGGATACGATGAATATTTGGATTATTCTGGAATAGGGGTAGTGGAATTTGATTTAAAAGATCTAGAAGGAAAAAATATAATCAAGGCATATTTGTCTACTTATGTAACCTCGGCTGTTTTTACGAGGCACACTATTCATATTAAAGGTATCTCAGATGATGATAGTTGGCGTGAAAATGATACGGAAATACCAGAAGATTACTTCCGTGAATTACCACTAACGGGTCTTGAGTGGAATAAAATAAATACCTTCCCAGTAACAGATTTTATTAAAGCGGAATTAGCTGGAGACAAAAAAGTAAGCTTTGTGTTGGATGCTACGGATGATCTTCCAGATGGTGATGGATATTTCAATGAAAATATAGACATTCGAGGGTGGGGCGATACAGAAAATCCAGACCGTAATCTTTATTTATTTATCGAACTAGCTTCAACTCCAACTGATATCTCGTTAACCAACACAGAAGTAGAGGAGAAAGAACCAATTGGCACTACAGTAGGTACATTATCTGCAACTGATCCAGATGCAGATGACACTTTTTCCTATGAAATTATGGATGGGGATACGGATGCATTTGCAATTGTCGGTGATACACTTGTAACGAATGCTGAATTTGATTATTCAGTTAAGGATCGCTATGAGGTTACAATCCGTGTAACAGACTCTACTGGAAATACCTTCGATAAGTCATTTACTATTCAAGTAAAACAAAATGTACCTCCAACAGGTTCTTTAACTATAAATGGCGGTGCTGAATTCACAAACTCAAGTAATGTAACTCTTGATATCGTAGCGACAGATTCAAATGATAACCCCATAGAAATGCGATTAAAGGATGGCACTGGTGATTGGGGAGAATGGGAGCCTTATATTAACACGAAGCCTTGGACATTCTCGGATGGAGATGGTTTGAAGACGATAGAATTGCAATTAAGAGATTCTAAATCGATGCAACCTGACACATATTCTGACTCTATTACACTCGACACAACGCCTCCAACAGGTAGTATTTTAATTAATGATGGTGTTCTCTATACAAATAATACGAATGTTATATTGTCATTGAGTACTACTGATGCGAATGATTCATTGGAAATGCAGTTGTCCAATGATGGGGTGGACTGGAATCAGTGGGAACCTTTTAATCCAAGCAAAACGTGGACTCTAGTAAGTGGTGATGGAGAGAAGAAGGTTTATATGCAACTTAGAGATTTGGCTGGTAATCTCTCTGAAAGCTACGAGGATTCTATTATTATAGATACTACACCACCAACTGTTATTGGAGTAATAGAAGGCAACATTTATAAAGAAGCTGTAGAAATTATTTTTAATGATGGTACGGCAACCCTAAATGGAGTTTCATTTGTCTCTGGAACGACTGTTACTAATGATGGTAATCATAAGTTGATCGTGACCGATATGGCGGGTAATACGACAACCGTAAATTTCTCAATCGATTCAACACCTCCAACAGGCAGTCTTATTATCAATAATGGGGCGACTCATACCAAGAATGCAGAAGTAACTCTTGGAATCAGTGCTAGTGACGCAAATGGCCCAATTGAGATGCGATTCTCCGATGATGGCGTAACATGGAGTGAATGGAAACCAGTTAGTGCAACTGAAAACTGGAATCTTTCTGGTGGAGATGGCCTTAAATCTGTTTATATGGAACTCAAGGACAGAGTAGGTAATATCACTTCTGACGAAATTAAAGGGTCAATTACATTAGATTCAACACCGCCAACTATCGCTGGAATTGCTGATGGGGCGACGGTTAATACAAATGTGACCATTACGTTTGATGAAGGTACCGCTACTCTGAACGAAGACGAATTTACATCGGGAACTACTTTGGAAGCTGAAGGTACTTATACATTAGAAGTAACTGATGCAGCGGGTAATATAACAACCATTACGTTTACCATCGATAAAACGCCGCCAGTCGTAATTGGTGTCGAGAATGGCCGTTCTTATAATTCGAGTGTGACGATAACATTTAATGACGGAACCGCAACGTTAAATGATTCTCCTTTCACATCAGGAACTAACGTAAGTGATGAGAGTATCTATAAGCTTGTTGTGACAGATGCAGTTGGGAATACGACAACAGTTGAATTTACGATTGATAAAACAGCCCCGGTTGTTACGGGTGTACACGCTGGAGCTTATTACAATAAAGCTGTGACAATCACGTTTAATGAAGGTACAGCAACGCTAAATGATAATCCATTTACATCAGGAAGTACTATGGAAGTAGATGGTGACTATACTTTAGAAGTAAGCGATGCGGCAGGTAATACAACGACTATTGATTTTACAATTGACCAAACACCACCAGTCGTAACAGGAGTAGAAAATGGCAAGTCCTATAATACAGACGTGACGATTTCTTCGAACGAAGGAACAGCGATCTTAAACGGAAATCCATTTAACTTAGGAAATACCGTAAACGTGGAAGATGATTATACTCTAGTTGTAACAGATGCAGTTGGGAATACGACAACAGTCGAATTTACGATTGATAAAACAGCCCCGGTTGTTACAGGCGTAGATGCTGGAGCTTATTACAATGAAGCTGTGATAATCACGTTTGATGAAGGTACAGCAATGCTAAACGGAACTGCATTTACTTCTGGAAGCACAGTAGAAGCAGATGATAGCTATACTTTAGTGGTGACTGATGAGGCTAGAAATCAAGCAACGGTCACTTTTACGATTGATACGATCCTACCTCAAATTACGGGTGTCGAAAATGGTAAGTTCTACAATGCAGATGTAACGATTACGTTTAATGAAGGAACTGCAACGCTAAACGGAACTGCATTTACTTCTGGAAGCACAGTGCAAACGGATAGTAGTTATACTTTAGTAGTAACAGATGAAGCTGGAAATATCACAACACTTTCATTTACAATCGATAAGATTCCACCAAAAGTGTCTGGAGTAGAAGACGGTAGCTCCTACAATAAAGATGTAACAATCACTTTTGACGAAGGAACAGCAACATTAAACGAAAGCCCATTTGTTTCAGGAAGTATGGTGGGCATTGATAATATCTATACTTTAATTGTAACGGATGACGCAGGTAACCAAACAACAGCTACATTTACTATCGACAAAACCCCACCTCAAGTCACTGGAGTAGAAGATGGTAAGTCGTATAACACAGGCGTAACGATTTCCTCTAACGAAGGCACCGCTACACTGAATGGAAGTGTCTTCATCTTAGGTAGCACAGTAGATACGGAAGGCATTTATTCACTAATAGTAACGGATGCAGTCGGGAACACCACAACAGTTGGATTTACAATTGATCAAACAGCCCCGGTTGTTAAAGGTGTAGAAGATGCAAAGAATTATAACCAAGCGATTACCATCACATTTGACGAGGGTACTGCAACGCTAAACGGAACTGCATTTACTTCTGGAAGTACAGTGCAAGAAGAAGGAAGCTATGAGTTAGCAGTAACGGATGAAGCGGGAAATACAACAACAATCACATTCACCATCGATCAAATTCCCCCACAGATAACAGGAGTAGAACATAATAAGTACTACAATACAGCGGTAACGATTACATTCGACGAAGGCACCGCAACGCTAAATGGAACCGAATTTACTTCTGGAAGCACAGTAGAAGAAGACAGTATCTATACCTTATTAGTAACAGATGAAGCGGGAAATACAACAATAATCACATTCACCATCGATCAAATTCCCCCACAGATTACAGGAGTAGAACTTAATAAGTACTACAATAAAGCAGTAACGATTACATTCGACGAAGGCACCGCAACACTAAATGGAAATGTATTTACTTCTGGTAGTACCGTACAAGATGAGGGAAGCTATGAGTTAGTGGTAATGGATGAAGCAAGCAACACAACGACAGTTACTTTCACCATTGACAAAACACCACCGGTCGTAACGGGTGTAGTAGATGATGAATTCTATAATACGGATGTAACTATCTCGTTTGACGAGGGTACTGCGACACTAAATGGAAATGCATTTACTTCTGGTATTACCGTGCAAGAAGAAGGAAGCTATGAGTTAGTGGTAACGGATGAAGCAGGCAATACAACAACAGTTACCTTCACGATTGATAAAACCCTTCCGGTCGTAACGGGTGTAGTAGATGATGAATTCTATAATACGGATGTAACTATCTCGTTTGACGAAGGCATCGCAACGTTAAACGGAAGCGCATTTAACTCAGGAAGCACAGTGCAAGAAGAAGGAAGCTATGAGTTAGCAGTAACGGATGAAGCGGGCAATACAACAACGATTGCTTTCATCATTGATAAAACTCAGCCACAAGTAACAGGTGTTACAAATGGCGAATACTACAACACAGATGTAACGATCACTTACAACGAAGGCACCGCAACGCTAGACGGAGCACCATTTACCTCAGGAAGTACTGTAGATGCAAATGGTAGCCATACTTTAGTTGTCACAGACCTAGCCGGAAACCAAACAACTATTCAATTCACAATTGATACGATTAGCCCGTCCGTAGCATTTAATCCGAATGGAAGCAACGATGCAAAAGAAAAACATACAACCAAACTTTCCGTTTCAGATGATGGAAGTGGTGTCGCTACTACAAAATATCAATGGACGGCTACGAAAGATTTTCCGACAACTGGGGAATGGTTAGTAATGGCGGAAAGTAATGAAGTTTCCCATGAAAAGGTAAGGGGCTTGTATTACTTGCACATTTTGGCAGAAGACAAATTAGGCAACCAAACCAAAATAACGAGTGAGCCTTTCCGTTTTAATTACTCACGTGATAGTGGAGGAAGTGGAGGTAATAGTAAACCTACGACGCCACCAATTGAAGTACCTGGACCGGCTCCACAAAATATTGTAATCGATATTGTGAACGGAAAAGTGATCCTAAAGCCAAAAACATCCAACATTGGCCTAGTATTACACCAAAGTGAACAGAAGGGCAATATTCTCTTCATTTGCTATGGTACTTCCAATCAATCAACTAATCAACTTCTTGAAATTCAAGCAAATAGTGATGTTAAGAGCGTCATAGTCATTTATGATGATCAGTTATACAGTTATTTACCTACGCAAATGGAGACACCTGCAACTAAAGAATGGAATATCACGTTTACCCAAGCATTAGATGTCAATTCAATTAATGAAGAGAATGTATTTGTAACAGATCAACAAGGGAATAAAGTAGAGTTTGAGGTCCAAATTTCGGATGATGGCAAATCAATCAAACTCATTCCGAAAAATGCATACAATCAAGGTGAAATGTATCTACTAAATGTATTGAAGGATGTAAGAGCAAAATCTGGCCAAAAATTAAACATGCCAGTTCGAATGATTTTTACAATTGAATAA
- a CDS encoding LURP-one-related/scramblase family protein translates to MKQLYIKQKVFSLSGKFTVKDEQENDIYYVEGSFMQIPKTFTIMNIVRDEVAHITKKTFSFLPKFFVEVNGQEVLTIKKEFSFFKPRYTIDAAGIEVHGDWWDMDFQVLQYGQVIGQVNKEWFTWGDSYKVQIINEEMEAVIIALVVAIDCVKADQDGTAAAIM, encoded by the coding sequence ATGAAACAACTTTATATAAAGCAAAAGGTATTCAGTCTTAGCGGTAAATTTACGGTCAAGGATGAGCAGGAGAATGATATCTATTATGTGGAAGGCAGCTTTATGCAAATTCCAAAGACTTTTACCATTATGAATATAGTAAGAGATGAAGTGGCGCATATTACGAAAAAAACGTTTAGCTTCTTGCCGAAATTTTTTGTTGAGGTCAACGGTCAAGAAGTATTAACAATTAAGAAGGAATTTTCCTTTTTCAAACCACGCTATACAATTGATGCAGCAGGGATAGAGGTGCATGGCGATTGGTGGGACATGGATTTCCAAGTGCTACAATATGGCCAAGTCATCGGTCAAGTGAACAAAGAGTGGTTCACTTGGGGAGATAGCTATAAAGTTCAAATCATCAATGAAGAGATGGAAGCGGTCATCATTGCTCTTGTTGTCGCGATTGACTGTGTAAAAGCTGACCAAGATGGTACTGCCGCAGCAATCATGTAA